In the genome of Ignavibacteriales bacterium, one region contains:
- a CDS encoding dicarboxylate/amino acid:cation symporter yields the protein MKIKIPKLHNQILIALILGAIFGSIFSVKKNSLVVSFQNKDRTDKIVFSDWKQFQINVIDRDTVVFFTDQQLEILSYVKKAKQNNYPFDVRIRGVRLLTDKDAPPEIVAINKVISVDRERTIPSYIKWVGDIFIRLLNMIAIPLVLASLIVGAASLGDIRKFMRIGGKTIAFYIGTTAFAITTGLLIANLLQPGHRMAEDSKSKLLAVYSEDVAGNIEKVSDYDFTKEIVNLVPRNPFAAIAGSEMLQIVFFALLVGLTLSLIAKDKSSPVLSFFDGLSEAMIKLVDIIMLIAPIGVFALISATVSEFGFEILETLIWYAVAVIAGLLIHTVLTYSLLLKIFTKMKIFFFFKGIRRAQAIAFSTSSSAATLPVNMECCQENLGVPKSITSFILPLGATINMDGTALYQGVAAVFIAQVFGIDLTFTQQLIIVFTAVLASIGTAPVPGVGIIMLVIILKSVGIPEEGIALILGIDRILDMSRTVTNVTGDALTAVVISSSEKGNGLNEAELKKV from the coding sequence ATGAAAATCAAAATTCCTAAACTGCATAACCAGATTCTTATAGCACTTATTCTCGGTGCAATATTCGGTTCAATCTTTAGTGTTAAAAAGAATAGCCTCGTAGTTTCGTTTCAAAATAAGGACAGAACAGACAAAATAGTTTTTTCTGATTGGAAACAATTCCAGATAAATGTAATTGACCGTGACACAGTTGTTTTCTTCACCGATCAGCAGCTTGAAATACTATCCTACGTTAAAAAAGCTAAACAGAATAATTATCCTTTTGATGTACGCATCAGGGGTGTACGTCTTCTTACGGACAAGGATGCACCGCCCGAAATTGTTGCGATCAACAAAGTCATCAGTGTCGATAGAGAAAGGACAATACCGTCATACATAAAATGGGTTGGAGATATATTTATTCGCTTACTGAATATGATCGCTATTCCTTTAGTACTTGCTTCATTAATTGTCGGCGCTGCAAGTCTCGGTGATATACGAAAGTTTATGCGGATTGGGGGAAAGACGATTGCCTTTTATATTGGCACTACCGCGTTTGCAATAACTACCGGTTTGCTGATTGCCAATCTTCTTCAGCCGGGACATAGAATGGCAGAGGATAGTAAATCGAAATTACTTGCTGTTTATAGTGAGGATGTTGCCGGGAATATAGAGAAGGTCAGTGACTATGATTTTACTAAAGAGATTGTCAATCTTGTTCCCCGGAATCCATTCGCAGCAATTGCAGGAAGCGAAATGCTTCAGATTGTTTTCTTTGCTTTGCTGGTTGGTCTTACATTATCACTGATCGCAAAAGACAAATCTTCTCCCGTTCTTTCCTTCTTTGACGGATTGAGTGAGGCAATGATCAAGCTTGTTGATATCATTATGTTAATCGCACCGATCGGTGTGTTCGCATTGATATCAGCAACAGTGAGTGAGTTTGGGTTTGAAATTCTTGAAACACTTATCTGGTATGCTGTTGCCGTTATTGCCGGACTGTTAATTCACACTGTTCTTACTTATTCATTGTTACTGAAAATTTTTACAAAGATGAAAATATTTTTCTTCTTTAAAGGAATAAGAAGAGCGCAGGCAATTGCATTCAGCACTAGTTCCAGCGCCGCAACACTTCCTGTTAATATGGAATGCTGCCAGGAAAATCTCGGAGTTCCAAAATCGATAACAAGTTTCATTTTACCTTTAGGTGCGACAATAAATATGGATGGAACAGCTCTCTATCAGGGAGTCGCTGCAGTTTTTATTGCACAGGTATTTGGAATTGATCTGACTTTCACGCAACAGCTAATAATTGTATTTACAGCCGTACTTGCATCAATCGGTACAGCACCCGTGCCAGGAGTCGGAATTATCATGCTGGTAATTATTCTTAAATCAGTAGGCATTCCCGAAGAAGGAATTGCACTCATCCTGGGTATTGACAGAATTTTAGATATGAGCAGAACAGTTACCAACGTAACTGGTGATGCTTTGACTGCTGTAGTTATTTCATCCTCAGAAAAAGGCAATGGATTAAATGAAGCAGAACTTAAGAAAGTATAA
- a CDS encoding aspartate kinase, with product MSIIVQKYGGSSVADPEKLKKIARMIVGLKQQNFDVVAVVSAMGKTTNQLIEMAKSLSENPDKRELDMLLSTGERITMALLCIAINDLGFEAISLTGSQSGIVTNDRNNDARVMEVRPFRVQDELAKGKIVVIGGFQGVSYKRDITTLGRGGSDTSAVALAAALKAERCEIYSDVDGVYTTDPNIIKEAKHLPEISYQQLQEMSEAGAKVLNAQAVQFAKEAKIALYARSTFTPGKETVIRETAPADRPSVIAVVHETDIVRFILSDKDLSSRFQRLQIFLEEKNIQMKELSFVEDDKHQKVSFIISKNNIHNWNGVQTGLKKLFGDSLTVDDSFAAVSIIGEGFNRDNRVVAESLKVLIDAGIKFSGLATTSFRLSILVRKEELENTIIVLHKHWLES from the coding sequence ATGAGTATAATTGTTCAAAAGTACGGCGGCAGCAGTGTCGCTGATCCTGAAAAATTAAAAAAGATTGCCAGGATGATAGTAGGGCTTAAGCAGCAGAACTTTGATGTTGTTGCTGTTGTATCAGCAATGGGCAAAACAACAAATCAGTTGATCGAAATGGCTAAGTCACTTTCCGAAAACCCCGACAAGCGCGAACTTGATATGCTTTTGAGTACCGGCGAGCGTATTACTATGGCGTTGTTATGTATTGCGATTAATGATCTCGGGTTTGAAGCAATTTCATTAACCGGATCGCAATCAGGAATTGTTACAAATGACAGAAACAATGATGCAAGGGTGATGGAAGTACGACCATTCAGAGTCCAGGATGAACTTGCAAAAGGAAAAATAGTTGTGATCGGCGGATTCCAGGGCGTTAGTTATAAAAGAGATATTACAACACTCGGCAGGGGAGGATCTGATACATCAGCGGTTGCGCTTGCTGCAGCATTAAAAGCTGAGCGATGTGAAATTTATTCTGATGTTGATGGAGTTTATACAACTGATCCGAACATTATAAAAGAAGCAAAACATCTGCCTGAAATTTCTTATCAGCAATTGCAGGAAATGTCCGAAGCCGGAGCAAAAGTATTGAATGCACAGGCTGTTCAATTTGCCAAAGAAGCGAAGATTGCTTTGTATGCAAGGAGTACATTTACTCCCGGTAAAGAAACCGTAATTAGAGAAACTGCACCTGCCGACAGACCCTCTGTGATTGCAGTGGTTCATGAGACTGATATAGTTAGATTTATCTTAAGTGACAAAGATCTTTCATCAAGATTCCAGCGCCTTCAAATTTTTCTTGAAGAAAAAAATATCCAGATGAAAGAGTTAAGTTTTGTTGAAGATGATAAACATCAAAAAGTTTCTTTCATCATATCAAAGAACAATATTCATAACTGGAATGGCGTTCAAACCGGACTTAAAAAATTATTCGGTGATTCACTTACTGTTGATGACTCATTCGCAGCAGTTTCAATAATCGGCGAAGGATTCAACCGCGACAACCGTGTTGTTGCAGAATCGTTAAAAGTTTTGATTGATGCAGGAATAAAATTCAGTGGGTTGGCAACAACTTCATTCCGGTTATCCATTCTTGTCAGGAAAGAGGAATTAGAAAACACTATCATAGTTCTTCATAAACATTGGCTGGAATCATGA
- the dapD gene encoding 2,3,4,5-tetrahydropyridine-2,6-dicarboxylate N-acetyltransferase: MDSYEIIRYISESKKKTPLKVYLQGDLKKIDFSNFDFYGNEESGILFCEYDQVEKFLKENGTFIIKHKIENDRRNSAIPMADLTKYNARIEPGAIVRDLVEIGDHCVIMMGAVLNIGAVIGEKTMIDMNVVVGGRAIVGKNCHIGAGTVLAGVIEPPSADPVIIEDDVLIGANAVVLEGVKVGKGAVVAAGSIVVKDVEPMTVVAGVPAKVLKKVDDKTKSKTQLMEELRKL; the protein is encoded by the coding sequence ATGGACTCCTATGAAATAATCAGGTACATATCTGAATCAAAGAAAAAAACTCCGTTGAAAGTCTATCTTCAAGGAGATCTCAAAAAAATTGATTTTAGTAATTTTGATTTTTATGGTAATGAAGAATCAGGAATTCTTTTTTGTGAATATGACCAGGTTGAAAAATTCTTAAAAGAGAATGGGACATTCATCATAAAACACAAAATTGAAAATGACAGAAGAAACTCAGCTATCCCTATGGCTGATCTGACAAAGTATAATGCACGTATTGAGCCCGGGGCTATTGTCCGCGATCTTGTCGAAATCGGTGATCACTGTGTTATAATGATGGGAGCTGTACTTAACATCGGTGCGGTAATCGGCGAAAAAACTATGATAGACATGAATGTTGTAGTCGGCGGAAGAGCTATCGTGGGAAAGAATTGTCATATAGGTGCAGGGACAGTATTGGCAGGAGTTATAGAACCGCCAAGTGCTGATCCGGTCATAATTGAAGATGATGTATTAATCGGCGCGAATGCTGTTGTACTTGAAGGTGTGAAAGTAGGTAAAGGCGCGGTAGTTGCAGCCGGATCGATCGTTGTTAAAGATGTAGAACCAATGACGGTTGTTGCAGGTGTGCCGGCAAAAGTTTTAAAGAAGGTTGACGATAAAACAAAAAGTAAAACTCAGCTAATGGAAGAACTCCGGAAACTATAG
- a CDS encoding 4-hydroxy-tetrahydrodipicolinate reductase, which translates to MDFGLYGSSGRLGKEVAACFSEKNHKLVYGYDLDGTNEIGNAEIIIDCSLPEVFDKSLNHAIELSVPFIIAVTGLSPDQLIKLKTASDKIPVVQSFNFSVGVQVLLKLASMANDILDGWDVEISETHHRFKKDKPSGTAKMIAESLKGRTPNISSLRLGNISGDHTVYFGGLGETLSITHSAISRRTFAEGILLSAEFVMKKQRGLFTFTDVVFGETK; encoded by the coding sequence ATGGATTTTGGACTATATGGAAGCAGCGGAAGACTTGGTAAAGAAGTTGCCGCTTGCTTTAGTGAAAAAAATCATAAACTCGTTTATGGATACGATCTTGACGGAACAAATGAAATTGGAAATGCTGAGATTATAATTGACTGCTCACTGCCTGAAGTCTTTGACAAGAGTTTAAATCATGCTATAGAGTTATCCGTTCCTTTTATTATTGCCGTTACCGGATTATCGCCTGATCAATTAATAAAACTTAAAACAGCTTCAGATAAAATTCCTGTAGTGCAGAGTTTTAATTTTTCAGTCGGTGTACAGGTTTTACTTAAACTTGCTTCAATGGCGAATGATATACTTGATGGCTGGGATGTTGAAATATCTGAAACTCACCACCGTTTTAAAAAAGATAAACCAAGCGGTACAGCAAAAATGATTGCCGAAAGTTTGAAAGGGAGAACTCCAAACATATCATCGTTAAGGCTGGGCAACATATCCGGAGATCATACAGTTTACTTCGGCGGATTGGGTGAAACCTTATCGATTACTCACAGTGCTATTTCCAGAAGAACATTCGCTGAAGGAATTTTGTTGTCTGCTGAATTTGTTATGAAAAAACAAAGGGGATTATTTACTTTTACCGATGTGGTTTTTGGTGAGACTAAATGA
- a CDS encoding 4-hydroxy-tetrahydrodipicolinate synthase, giving the protein MFKGTGTAIITPFTNDQQIDYASLKKVTRFQIDNGIDALIVLGTTGESPVITNEERKKVVETVVAEVNGKIPVIVGTGTNDTKKVISLNKSAEESKANGLLIVNPYYNKGTQESLFYHFKEIAQNTSLPIILYNVPSRTAMNILPETAVKIHNECKNVIGVKEASGNISQIAHLISIKPDTLKVFSGNDDQTLSIMALGAEGVISVFSNPYPAQMKQITDAMLKGDLSTAQKYNNKYLSMMNALFVETSPSPVKFVMNKLGYCENVLRLPLIPLTKKNEAVLENEMKLFS; this is encoded by the coding sequence ATGTTTAAAGGAACCGGAACTGCTATAATTACGCCGTTCACGAATGATCAACAAATTGATTATGCATCGTTAAAGAAGGTTACGAGATTTCAGATTGATAATGGTATTGATGCATTGATAGTATTAGGCACAACAGGTGAATCACCAGTTATTACAAATGAAGAAAGAAAAAAAGTTGTTGAAACAGTTGTAGCGGAGGTCAACGGAAAAATTCCCGTGATTGTGGGAACCGGAACCAATGATACAAAAAAAGTTATCTCGCTTAACAAATCCGCTGAGGAATCTAAAGCCAATGGATTGTTGATTGTGAATCCTTATTATAACAAAGGAACACAGGAAAGTTTATTCTATCACTTCAAAGAGATTGCTCAGAATACTTCTCTACCTATTATTCTTTACAATGTTCCGTCAAGAACAGCTATGAATATCCTTCCGGAAACAGCGGTCAAAATTCATAATGAATGTAAGAATGTTATAGGAGTTAAAGAAGCAAGCGGAAACATCTCGCAGATCGCTCATCTTATTTCCATAAAACCTGATACTCTAAAAGTTTTTTCAGGCAATGACGATCAGACACTTTCAATTATGGCGCTCGGTGCAGAAGGAGTGATATCTGTTTTTTCAAATCCATATCCTGCACAGATGAAACAAATTACGGATGCAATGTTGAAGGGAGATTTATCAACTGCTCAGAAGTACAATAATAAATATCTTTCAATGATGAATGCACTGTTTGTTGAAACCAGTCCTTCCCCGGTTAAATTCGTTATGAACAAACTCGGTTATTGTGAGAATGTATTAAGACTTCCTCTAATACCGCTAACAAAGAAAAATGAAGCAGTGTTAGAAAATGAAATGAAATTATTTTCCTGA
- a CDS encoding L,D-transpeptidase family protein: MLKRICLQLFFLAIVFFSACKDGSDEEVATLDKKYNFDLQSYTLSIKDDFLNGTFSAFLSDSTIEYFDTLKQFYSTRQFKPIFISSFDDQDKVYAVLNILSKSDEHGLDSSMYHYLKIQNELLAALKDSIDNKIRYSHLSNAEILTADAVLKYAYHLRYGVVNPKELYPDSYFLPVPDSSKRNLFEPLVQEDVIDYLEKIQPADERYKKLQQALEEYSQKYKDIEWKLIPVPTKKIEPGYKDQIIAEIASRLITVGILDTSKSKVQDFTLFDSVIVDAIKEFQRQNGLADDGVIGKATIDRLNVSPEENIATIKINLERFRWLNYTDTAQYIVVNIPDFKLYVIENKKEKFAIKVCTGKKRPANYDERYKQYVKSKNWKMKPDDWETPMMYSQISYLILNPTWTVPPSIIREEIFAGVKKDSSYLSKKNFKVYQDGVEIDLTNVSINHLYTDKIPYRIVQDPGAGNALGRIKFMFENPFGIYLHDTPTRVPFSYSNRAVSHGCVRVEKPFLLSEYLLKGHSKWNNDYLKIETGQKITDKKIISEFYKKRAALRKNSSFGETTELKLEKKIPLFVDYYTAWVDEQGILNFRDDVYKKDVLLIERLGLKQKS; encoded by the coding sequence ATGTTAAAACGAATTTGTCTTCAGCTTTTTTTTCTGGCAATAGTTTTTTTTTCCGCTTGTAAAGATGGATCGGATGAAGAAGTAGCTACACTTGATAAAAAGTATAATTTCGACTTACAGTCATACACACTCAGTATCAAAGATGATTTCCTAAACGGAACTTTTTCTGCCTTCCTTTCAGATTCAACCATCGAATATTTTGATACGTTGAAACAATTTTATTCAACCCGTCAGTTTAAACCGATTTTCATTTCAAGCTTTGATGATCAGGATAAAGTTTATGCTGTACTGAATATTTTATCTAAGTCTGATGAACACGGATTAGATTCGTCAATGTATCACTATCTTAAAATACAAAACGAGTTGCTTGCCGCGTTAAAAGACAGTATAGATAATAAGATCAGGTACTCTCATCTTTCTAATGCAGAAATTCTAACTGCCGATGCGGTTTTAAAATACGCGTATCATCTCAGGTACGGGGTCGTAAATCCAAAAGAACTATATCCCGATAGTTATTTTCTTCCTGTGCCTGATTCATCTAAGCGTAATTTATTTGAACCTCTGGTTCAGGAAGATGTAATTGATTATCTCGAAAAAATACAGCCCGCGGATGAACGCTATAAAAAACTTCAACAAGCATTAGAGGAATATTCACAGAAGTATAAAGACATTGAGTGGAAATTAATTCCAGTCCCGACTAAAAAAATAGAACCTGGCTATAAGGATCAGATCATTGCTGAAATCGCTTCACGGCTAATCACTGTTGGAATTCTTGATACATCAAAATCAAAGGTGCAGGATTTTACATTATTTGATTCGGTGATAGTAGATGCTATAAAGGAATTTCAAAGACAAAACGGATTAGCTGACGACGGGGTAATTGGAAAAGCAACTATCGACCGGTTAAACGTATCGCCTGAAGAAAATATCGCAACGATAAAAATTAATCTGGAACGATTCAGGTGGCTGAATTACACTGATACCGCACAGTACATAGTAGTTAACATTCCTGATTTCAAACTTTATGTTATTGAAAACAAAAAAGAAAAGTTTGCAATAAAAGTGTGTACAGGGAAAAAACGTCCGGCAAATTATGATGAGCGATACAAACAATACGTCAAATCGAAAAACTGGAAAATGAAACCGGATGACTGGGAAACTCCAATGATGTATTCACAAATTTCTTACCTGATACTTAACCCTACCTGGACGGTACCGCCGAGCATCATACGTGAAGAAATATTTGCTGGAGTTAAAAAAGATTCATCCTACCTGTCAAAGAAGAATTTTAAAGTTTATCAGGATGGGGTTGAGATTGACCTGACTAATGTAAGCATCAACCATTTATACACGGATAAAATACCTTACAGAATTGTTCAGGACCCGGGTGCAGGAAATGCTCTTGGAAGGATAAAATTCATGTTTGAAAATCCTTTCGGGATTTACTTGCATGATACTCCGACCAGGGTACCATTCAGTTATTCTAACAGGGCAGTTAGTCACGGATGCGTAAGAGTTGAGAAACCATTTCTGCTTTCTGAATATCTTTTGAAAGGACATTCAAAGTGGAATAACGATTACCTGAAAATAGAAACCGGTCAAAAGATCACTGATAAAAAAATTATTTCAGAATTTTATAAGAAAAGGGCTGCTCTGAGAAAGAACTCAAGTTTTGGTGAAACAACTGAATTAAAACTTGAAAAGAAAATACCTCTGTTCGTTGATTACTATACAGCATGGGTTGATGAGCAGGGAATACTGAATTTCCGTGATGATGTTTATAAAAAAGATGTGCTGTTAATAGAACGATTGGGGTTAAAACAAAAAAGCTGA
- a CDS encoding histidine kinase encodes MKLTPVKYWILFSIGWLVLGVYFILSSYVYYANSSTAFNWESHLVNRMPPYFIWALITPFIYKIVTDYQSKKKKLSQQIFYYTVLGLLVSVFHRLISVSISYTLIKVIESTTDDYFTVMMQSKFVIFSYLFDSFFTYGFLLTLFFSINYYKRHNENKIKTAELENRLSQVELKALRMQLQPHFLFNTLNSISTLIHKNPDAADLMITKLSELLRFTLDSSGKQTILLSEEIEFLKTYLDIQKIRYGERIITEFNIPEKVLHIEVPALILQPTIENTIIHSVEKRNQPTCLNISAELQNGSLNLVVKDNGPGLRENHTEGIGIENTRVRLEQLYKYKSSFRLESSSEGLKTIITIPVNNND; translated from the coding sequence ATGAAACTTACACCTGTTAAATACTGGATTTTGTTTTCGATAGGCTGGCTGGTGCTCGGCGTATATTTTATACTCTCCTCTTATGTTTACTATGCTAATAGCAGTACAGCATTCAACTGGGAATCTCATCTTGTTAACCGGATGCCTCCATACTTTATCTGGGCATTGATTACCCCGTTCATTTATAAAATTGTTACTGACTACCAATCAAAAAAGAAAAAGTTGTCGCAACAAATTTTTTACTATACTGTTCTTGGTCTCCTGGTGTCGGTCTTTCACAGACTGATTTCCGTAAGCATTTCATATACACTAATAAAAGTTATTGAGTCAACCACTGACGATTATTTTACTGTTATGATGCAAAGTAAGTTTGTGATTTTTTCATACTTGTTCGACAGTTTCTTTACTTATGGCTTCCTGCTCACATTATTTTTCAGCATCAATTACTATAAGAGACATAACGAGAATAAAATTAAAACTGCTGAACTTGAAAACCGTCTTTCCCAGGTTGAACTTAAAGCATTAAGAATGCAACTGCAGCCGCATTTTCTGTTTAATACTTTAAACTCGATCAGTACATTAATACATAAAAATCCGGATGCAGCCGATTTGATGATTACAAAGTTGAGTGAACTCCTTCGGTTTACTCTCGATAGTTCAGGCAAGCAAACAATTTTGTTGAGTGAAGAGATTGAATTCCTGAAGACATATCTTGATATTCAAAAAATAAGATATGGAGAAAGAATAATTACTGAATTCAACATTCCCGAGAAAGTACTGCACATTGAAGTACCTGCTTTGATACTGCAACCAACAATTGAAAATACGATCATCCATTCCGTTGAAAAAAGAAATCAGCCTACCTGCCTGAATATTTCTGCAGAACTTCAGAACGGTTCTCTTAATCTGGTGGTCAAGGATAATGGTCCCGGTCTAAGAGAGAATCACACTGAAGGTATCGGCATTGAAAATACACGTGTACGACTTGAGCAGTTGTATAAATATAAATCATCTTTCAGACTCGAGAGTTCATCGGAAGGGCTTAAAACAATCATCACTATACCGGTGAACAATAATGATTAA
- a CDS encoding response regulator, which translates to MIKAMIVDDEELARQRVRDLLSDHSDIKIIAEASTSADAIVKIKSEHPDLVFLDIQMPESNGFDVIESIRKEYLPLIIFTTAFDEYAIKAFELHAIDYLLKPFDKRRFASALDHARMIINSKNPEIISEQISSLMASLDEFRKKKNSYLKKFVIKETGKISLVNVDEIIFIEADGNYIKLITSNQNFLVRDTMNKVEAKLNPEIFMRVHRSYIIKIELVKEIKTHFDGEYHITLKNNQIVKTGKAYRSNILKLIELP; encoded by the coding sequence ATGATTAAAGCTATGATTGTTGATGATGAGGAACTTGCCAGACAGCGAGTCCGTGACTTGCTTTCTGATCATTCCGATATAAAAATAATTGCCGAAGCATCAACAAGTGCCGATGCAATTGTAAAGATAAAAAGTGAACATCCAGACCTGGTTTTCCTCGATATACAAATGCCCGAGTCAAACGGCTTTGATGTGATAGAGAGTATCAGAAAAGAATATTTACCGCTGATTATTTTCACAACCGCATTTGATGAATATGCAATAAAAGCATTTGAACTTCATGCTATTGACTACCTGCTAAAGCCTTTTGACAAACGAAGATTTGCTTCTGCACTGGATCATGCAAGAATGATTATCAATTCAAAAAATCCGGAAATTATATCCGAGCAAATAAGTTCTTTGATGGCTTCCCTGGATGAATTCAGAAAGAAGAAAAATTCATACTTGAAAAAGTTTGTTATAAAAGAAACTGGCAAAATCAGCCTGGTTAATGTGGACGAAATAATTTTCATTGAAGCTGACGGCAATTACATAAAATTGATTACCTCTAACCAAAATTTTTTAGTCCGTGATACCATGAACAAAGTTGAAGCGAAACTTAATCCTGAAATTTTTATGCGTGTTCATCGGTCATACATCATTAAAATCGAACTCGTAAAAGAAATAAAAACTCATTTTGACGGCGAGTACCATATCACTTTAAAGAATAATCAAATTGTTAAAACAGGTAAAGCATATCGTAGCAACATTCTAAAATTAATTGAGTTGCCTTAA
- a CDS encoding VCBS repeat-containing protein, producing the protein MKIFCTLAIVISLSFSIKPQQFEKITTGSPATDGGDSRAVNWIDYDNDSDLDLFVTNGPQAGQNNFLYRNDGNGTFTKITNVVIAQDGKASDGSTWGDYDNDGDVDLFVANWWGQPNLLYSNNGDGSFTFENSLSPSTGNTYSETGSWGDYDADGWIDLYVCNSFSNLRNILYHNNGDGTFTAITTGPQVTDQQPSRNADWVDYDNNGTLDLFVTNEENQHNALYKNNGAGAFEKVNGINIVSNNGNSTSSNWEDIDNDGDFDLFVANYGNQANFLYMNNGDGSFTRITQGSVVTDGGSSFGSNLGDIDNDGDLDLIVTNAFTGSAQTNNFLYLNNGDGTFTKDSSNVTTDGGWSYGCAFGDYDDDGYLDLFVAKCYQANENNALFHNTGGSNNWLKMNLTGTTSNTSAIGTIVKIKSTINGSPVWQMRKVAGQHGYCGQTLQLHFGLGNSTVVDSISIEWPTGVIETFEAQQVNQVITITEDSTLSDNSELDTKQYNFHLHQNYPNPFNPETKITFTLEESGSIDLSVYNSLGEKITSLARGYHTSGLHSVNFKSVNSPSGIYFYVLSNGTKSLTGKMILLK; encoded by the coding sequence GTGAAAATTTTTTGTACACTTGCAATTGTTATATCCTTGTCCTTTTCAATAAAACCACAGCAGTTTGAAAAGATCACAACAGGAAGCCCTGCGACCGATGGCGGTGATTCAAGAGCCGTGAACTGGATTGATTATGACAACGATTCTGATCTCGATCTCTTTGTCACAAATGGTCCCCAGGCTGGACAAAATAATTTTCTTTACCGGAATGATGGAAACGGAACATTTACAAAAATCACGAATGTTGTCATAGCTCAGGATGGAAAAGCTTCTGACGGAAGTACATGGGGTGACTATGATAATGATGGTGACGTTGATCTTTTCGTGGCTAACTGGTGGGGTCAGCCAAATCTGTTATACAGCAATAATGGAGATGGATCTTTTACTTTTGAAAATTCACTCAGTCCCTCTACCGGAAACACATACTCGGAAACCGGCAGCTGGGGTGATTATGACGCTGACGGATGGATTGATCTTTACGTATGCAATAGTTTCAGTAACCTGAGAAACATTTTATATCACAACAATGGTGACGGAACATTCACTGCGATTACTACCGGTCCGCAGGTAACCGATCAACAGCCTTCGAGAAATGCCGATTGGGTTGATTATGATAATAACGGGACACTTGATCTTTTTGTCACAAATGAAGAGAATCAGCATAATGCACTCTACAAAAATAACGGAGCTGGTGCATTTGAAAAAGTCAATGGAATAAACATCGTGAGCAATAACGGCAATTCAACCAGCAGCAACTGGGAAGATATTGATAATGACGGAGACTTTGATTTGTTTGTCGCAAATTACGGCAACCAGGCAAACTTTTTATATATGAATAACGGAGATGGTTCATTTACAAGGATCACTCAAGGTTCTGTAGTGACTGACGGCGGAAGTTCATTCGGAAGTAATTTGGGAGATATAGATAACGATGGAGACCTTGATCTTATTGTGACGAATGCTTTCACAGGCTCGGCTCAAACAAATAATTTTTTGTATTTAAATAATGGCGATGGCACATTTACAAAAGACAGCAGCAATGTAACGACGGATGGCGGCTGGTCCTACGGCTGTGCGTTCGGGGATTATGATGACGATGGCTATCTCGATCTATTTGTCGCGAAATGTTATCAGGCAAACGAAAACAATGCACTATTTCATAACACCGGCGGAAGTAACAATTGGCTGAAAATGAATCTCACGGGAACAACATCAAATACTTCAGCGATTGGAACAATTGTCAAAATCAAATCAACTATAAATGGTTCACCTGTATGGCAAATGAGAAAAGTTGCCGGACAACATGGTTATTGCGGTCAGACTCTCCAACTTCATTTTGGTTTAGGAAACTCAACTGTTGTTGATTCAATCTCGATAGAATGGCCGACAGGTGTTATTGAAACATTTGAAGCTCAGCAGGTTAACCAGGTAATTACAATCACAGAAGATTCAACATTAAGTGATAATTCAGAATTAGATACAAAGCAATATAATTTTCATCTTCACCAAAACTATCCGAATCCATTTAACCCGGAGACGAAGATAACTTTTACTTTGGAAGAATCAGGGAGTATTGATTTATCAGTTTATAATTCTCTCGGCGAGAAGATAACTTCCTTAGCGAGAGGTTATCATACTTCGGGATTGCACTCAGTAAATTTTAAATCAGTCAACTCCCCTTCAGGAATATATTTTTATGTTTTATCTAATGGCACAAAATCGCTGACAGGTAAAATGATTCTTCTCAAATAA